One window of the Sulfurospirillum tamanense genome contains the following:
- a CDS encoding CheR family methyltransferase, with the protein MNLELSPKEFALFKNLIYQEFGIALSERKKTLVQTRLRKWVQSLGLPNYEALYKHVEQNPHELVLLADAITTNVTSFFREESQWLFLEKHIPKTYSKTKRLRIWSSACSSGQEPYTIAMFLQEILPDAHTWDIKILATDLSYDILKKAQQGHYRAKDLEGMPKKLMNKYFSKTPDGLYAISKQLKEMIVFRSFNLVTGNYKLFSRPFDCIFCRNVMIYFDKPTQEKVIDNLVNLISPKGLLLIGHSESITRHDARISSVSPSIYEKRGA; encoded by the coding sequence GTGAACTTAGAGCTTAGTCCCAAAGAGTTTGCTCTTTTTAAAAACCTGATTTACCAAGAATTTGGCATTGCGCTAAGTGAACGCAAAAAAACCTTGGTACAAACAAGGTTGCGCAAATGGGTGCAAAGCCTTGGGCTTCCTAATTACGAAGCCCTGTACAAACACGTGGAGCAAAACCCCCACGAACTGGTGCTTTTGGCTGATGCAATTACGACAAACGTGACCTCTTTTTTTCGCGAAGAGAGCCAATGGTTGTTTTTAGAAAAGCACATCCCAAAAACGTACAGCAAAACCAAGCGGTTGCGCATTTGGTCTTCGGCGTGCTCTTCGGGTCAAGAGCCTTACACTATTGCCATGTTTTTGCAAGAAATCTTGCCTGATGCCCACACGTGGGACATCAAAATCTTGGCAACAGACTTATCGTATGACATTTTGAAAAAAGCCCAGCAAGGCCACTACCGCGCAAAAGACCTAGAAGGTATGCCTAAAAAGCTGATGAACAAGTACTTTTCCAAAACCCCTGATGGCCTTTATGCTATCAGTAAACAGTTAAAAGAGATGATTGTATTTCGCTCTTTTAACTTGGTCACGGGAAACTACAAACTATTTTCACGTCCTTTTGATTGTATATTTTGTCGCAATGTAATGATTTATTTTGACAAACCAACCCAAGAAAAGGTGATTGACAATTTGGTCAATCTTATCTCACCCAAAGGGCTTTTGCTCATTGGACATTCTGAGTCAATCACGCGGCACGATGCGAGGATTTCCTCCGTCTCTCCGTCAATTTATGAAAAACGAGGTGCTTAA
- a CDS encoding sensor histidine kinase gives MDIGTVTDDALLGEIDRRFKEKQSSIEEMEFLTKKLLEMNEKSKKAQEVKSQFLSLVKNEFNNPVSSLLSVADMLQKVKDPSRAHAMGELLKRDLLKIDFSLKNIFAASEIEAGDVSNDYNRINIEELFEEIREYFALLIKDKSLHVILENHCDKEFISDSYKLYLILINLVSNACEFSYEGKEVTIQITCNDSGHVIKVKNFGEGISEDHTKEIYNRFVHFETGHTRATAGLGLGLSVARGMCEAMEGTIDNDHEGEATVFTVRIPYPDEQELSTSQAFGSNEFMFEENDGLMEF, from the coding sequence ATGGATATTGGAACCGTAACAGACGATGCGCTACTTGGCGAGATTGATAGGCGCTTCAAGGAAAAACAATCTTCCATTGAGGAGATGGAGTTTTTAACCAAAAAACTCTTGGAGATGAATGAAAAAAGCAAAAAAGCCCAAGAGGTCAAAAGCCAGTTTCTCTCGTTGGTAAAAAACGAATTCAACAACCCCGTTTCCTCACTTTTAAGCGTGGCAGACATGCTGCAAAAAGTGAAGGACCCAAGCAGAGCCCATGCCATGGGAGAACTGCTAAAGCGGGATTTGCTGAAAATCGATTTTAGCCTCAAAAACATCTTTGCCGCCTCGGAGATTGAAGCGGGAGATGTATCTAATGACTACAATCGCATCAACATAGAAGAACTGTTTGAAGAAATTCGCGAATACTTTGCCCTGCTTATTAAAGACAAGTCTTTACATGTAATCCTTGAAAACCATTGTGATAAAGAGTTCATTAGCGACTCTTACAAGCTTTACCTCATCCTCATCAATCTCGTTTCCAACGCCTGTGAATTTTCCTACGAAGGAAAGGAAGTTACCATTCAGATTACATGTAACGATTCGGGCCATGTGATTAAGGTCAAAAATTTTGGGGAAGGCATCAGCGAAGACCACACGAAAGAAATCTACAACCGCTTTGTCCATTTTGAAACAGGCCATACCCGCGCCACGGCAGGCCTTGGGCTTGGCCTAAGCGTTGCGCGAGGCATGTGTGAAGCAATGGAAGGCACCATCGACAATGACCACGAGGGAGAAGCAACGGTGTTTACTGTCCGCATTCCCTACCCAGATGAGCAAGAACTCTCTACTAGCCAAGCCTTTGGCTCCAATGAGTTTATGTTTGAAGAAAACGATGGATTGATGGAGTTTTAA
- a CDS encoding response regulator, with amino-acid sequence MVDDSKTILATAQMAMEELENSGKVVMKTYLNPAELLEALENGREDYDMLISDINMPQLNGLDLSHSLKQNPRFKHKPILILTTESSAEMKAKGKAIGVTGWLVKPFSNDKLVKAVSMVLGL; translated from the coding sequence TTGGTGGATGATAGCAAGACAATCCTCGCCACCGCTCAAATGGCCATGGAAGAACTTGAAAACAGTGGCAAGGTGGTCATGAAAACCTACCTCAACCCAGCAGAGCTACTTGAAGCCTTAGAAAACGGGAGGGAAGATTATGATATGCTCATCAGCGACATCAACATGCCCCAGCTCAACGGCCTTGACCTCTCCCATTCCCTCAAACAAAACCCCCGTTTTAAACACAAACCCATTCTCATTCTTACCACCGAAAGTTCTGCCGAGATGAAAGCCAAAGGCAAGGCAATCGGAGTAACAGGCTGGCTAGTAAAGCCCTTTAGTAACGACAAGCTTGTTAAAGCTGTCTCTATGGTATTAGGACTCTAA
- a CDS encoding chemotaxis protein CheA, producing the protein MDINKLRDIFIEEANEIIEKLDVDIINFEEDPSDKELLNELFRGVHTLKGSANSFGFSRLGEFVHHFEDALDYYRNSKAEVTSQVIDTFLNAVDLIKEVMFVEVDGLDALPEGYHECLARIKSLLSEEALPKESTPPLCSEVDLGAEFDLTEEVELDKTPNQSSLLVPLAVDIEILKNKLFEEEVLYKILLTIDDDIYFRGFDHIKFLALLSKEGHILTSYWNMANVPNLEGFDPEKSCVGSIEIYLASKQTQEAIQSVFEYLEEHEYHIEVLVKSEKKPPIPIQKEEIKYGRRQEDEAEIESEVKTNSPQVRRKTDAASFVKIDTGKLDELFDSIGELVIAQNFLAENEAIMNMKNESITKTIGVLSKITKLIQSRVMSLRMVPVQETFEKMKRVARDASKKVNKEISLVIEGGDTEIDKTMIDALSDPLIHLIRNAIDHGIEDGPSQREELRKSPIGVVTLRAYHRGGNVAIEIVDDGRGINKERVLAKALERGIVNPDDELSDAQIFGLIMQAGFSTAAQVSDISGRGVGLDVVRTSIEKLNGKVEIASEQGKGSTFTILLPLTLAIIDGMLVRCEKDTYIIPTLSVLESFIPKQENVHSFKHKGEFIDLRGKMIPIIRLNEVLNTSKTAPKAWESTLVCIESEKGRYALLIDDLIGRQQVVIKPLGPALSSIKEISGSAIMGNGEIALILNTEELFMPHEVNSELRA; encoded by the coding sequence ATGGACATCAATAAATTACGCGATATATTTATCGAAGAGGCAAATGAAATCATTGAGAAGTTGGATGTAGACATCATCAATTTCGAAGAAGACCCTTCAGACAAGGAGCTGCTAAATGAGCTCTTTCGTGGCGTTCACACCCTCAAAGGAAGTGCAAACTCCTTTGGATTTTCTCGCCTTGGGGAGTTTGTACACCACTTTGAAGATGCGCTAGATTACTACCGAAACTCAAAAGCGGAAGTCACCAGCCAAGTCATTGATACTTTCTTAAATGCCGTAGACCTCATCAAGGAAGTCATGTTTGTAGAAGTGGATGGCTTGGATGCCTTACCAGAAGGGTACCATGAGTGCCTTGCTAGGATTAAATCTCTCCTTAGCGAAGAAGCTCTTCCCAAAGAGTCAACCCCGCCTCTTTGTTCTGAAGTAGATCTGGGTGCGGAATTTGATCTAACGGAAGAAGTTGAACTTGACAAGACTCCAAACCAGAGTTCTCTCCTCGTCCCTTTGGCTGTAGATATTGAAATTCTTAAAAACAAGCTTTTTGAAGAAGAGGTTTTATATAAAATCCTTTTAACCATCGATGATGATATCTATTTTCGCGGATTTGATCACATCAAATTTTTAGCCTTGTTGTCCAAAGAAGGGCACATACTCACATCTTATTGGAATATGGCCAATGTTCCAAACCTAGAAGGCTTTGACCCCGAGAAGTCTTGCGTAGGGAGCATTGAAATCTATCTCGCCTCCAAACAAACCCAAGAAGCTATTCAGAGTGTCTTTGAATACCTTGAAGAGCACGAGTACCACATTGAAGTTTTAGTCAAAAGTGAAAAAAAACCTCCTATTCCCATCCAAAAAGAAGAGATTAAATACGGTCGTCGCCAAGAAGATGAGGCAGAGATTGAGAGTGAGGTTAAAACAAATTCCCCACAAGTGCGCCGTAAAACTGATGCCGCTTCGTTTGTGAAAATTGACACGGGAAAGCTTGATGAGCTTTTTGATTCTATTGGGGAACTCGTCATCGCCCAAAACTTTTTGGCAGAAAACGAAGCTATCATGAACATGAAAAATGAAAGCATTACCAAGACCATCGGCGTGCTTTCTAAGATCACCAAACTCATCCAAAGCCGTGTTATGAGTTTGCGCATGGTGCCTGTGCAAGAAACCTTTGAAAAGATGAAGCGGGTGGCGCGGGATGCCTCTAAAAAAGTCAACAAAGAGATTTCCCTAGTCATTGAAGGGGGCGACACAGAGATTGATAAAACCATGATTGACGCCCTCTCCGATCCACTCATTCACCTCATCCGCAATGCCATTGACCACGGGATTGAAGATGGCCCCAGTCAAAGAGAAGAGTTGCGCAAAAGCCCCATAGGAGTTGTCACCCTCAGGGCGTATCACCGAGGCGGTAATGTCGCCATTGAGATTGTTGACGATGGGCGCGGCATCAACAAAGAACGTGTCTTGGCAAAAGCCCTAGAGCGCGGCATTGTTAATCCCGACGATGAACTTAGCGACGCACAGATTTTTGGACTTATCATGCAGGCGGGTTTTTCTACTGCAGCCCAAGTGAGCGACATCTCTGGACGCGGGGTTGGGCTTGATGTGGTACGCACCTCCATTGAAAAACTCAACGGCAAAGTAGAGATTGCATCTGAGCAAGGAAAGGGGTCCACCTTTACCATCTTACTCCCGCTAACGCTAGCCATCATCGATGGAATGCTGGTGCGGTGTGAAAAAGATACCTACATCATCCCAACCTTAAGCGTATTAGAATCGTTTATTCCTAAACAAGAGAATGTTCACTCCTTTAAACATAAAGGCGAGTTCATCGACTTGCGGGGCAAGATGATTCCCATCATCAGGCTCAACGAGGTGCTTAATACTTCCAAGACAGCTCCCAAAGCATGGGAATCCACCCTTGTGTGCATTGAAAGTGAAAAAGGACGGTACGCCTTGCTTATTGATGATTTGATTGGACGCCAGCAAGTCGTTATCAAACCGCTCGGACCTGCCCTTTCTTCCATTAAAGAGATTTCAGGGAGTGCTATCATGGGCAATGGCGAAATTGCACTCATTTTAAATACCGAAGAGCTGTTTATGCCCCACGAGGTGAACAGTGAACTTAGAGCTTAG
- a CDS encoding methyl-accepting chemotaxis protein, whose translation MNMTIGKRIAAGFATLVLITLILGAIAVVNMRDAAATSTRLSQVYAPESDIAAQIFDAANEMRYDIRAFTMRDDENALASAKQAYQNLQSYLAQAQELGRTYDLTKLLEHHKIATTSATEYMASVERSERILQRKKVADRALVVNAPIIMENISTYVQSVRQNQLDEVNGKLYPERIMERIDKIILANEMAMLANNSRVLGQRALAINDSTLITLAVENFTKAANINQNLISNTRNPQTIVLLENILASSKIYEGSLREMLAVMEETAKENALRIQLAAEVIKAAEATLHLGLDNVDTLSQESTASLQTSSLVMIGGVVIALVLSILIAFFIARGIIKAITTAVRSILEANDQVLSASNEIADSSTSLAEGASRQASSVEEVSATIEESTSINTQNAENTREADILAKETKAAAQKGFNKGDELMKAMQSINHSSERISKIIKTIDEIASQTKLLALNAAVEAARAGEHGLGFAVVADEVKSLAQRSADAATETATIIEEAIVQAKNGSSISKETSEAFEDILQKIEKTSNLISEVSISAKEQSEGMNQIATAMGEIDQITQQNAATSEEAAAASEELNAQAHSMKETVGVIAKMVGFVQEHIHNNVPKKQKKALAKPSAKLPNKKASSQRNTARNDNDVFPLDEDDLKEF comes from the coding sequence ATGAATATGACAATAGGAAAACGTATTGCCGCAGGTTTTGCCACATTGGTTCTTATTACATTAATTCTTGGTGCTATTGCTGTAGTAAACATGCGTGATGCTGCAGCAACTTCCACAAGGCTATCGCAAGTTTATGCACCTGAGTCAGACATTGCCGCACAAATTTTTGACGCAGCCAATGAAATGCGCTATGACATTCGTGCTTTTACGATGCGCGATGATGAAAATGCGCTAGCTAGCGCCAAGCAAGCGTACCAAAATCTTCAAAGCTATCTTGCTCAAGCGCAAGAGCTCGGTCGCACTTACGATTTGACCAAGCTCCTTGAACACCATAAGATTGCAACCACTTCCGCTACCGAGTACATGGCTTCCGTGGAGCGAAGTGAACGGATTTTACAACGCAAAAAAGTAGCAGACCGCGCCTTGGTCGTTAATGCACCCATCATTATGGAAAACATTTCAACATATGTCCAATCTGTACGCCAAAACCAGCTTGATGAAGTCAATGGAAAGCTCTACCCTGAGCGCATTATGGAGCGGATTGATAAAATTATCTTAGCCAATGAGATGGCCATGCTAGCCAACAACTCACGTGTTTTGGGGCAACGGGCCTTGGCCATCAACGACAGCACGCTAATTACGCTAGCAGTCGAAAACTTTACTAAAGCGGCCAATATAAACCAGAATCTTATCAGCAATACCCGTAATCCCCAAACAATAGTACTGCTTGAAAATATTCTTGCAAGCTCTAAGATCTATGAGGGCTCCCTCAGGGAAATGCTAGCAGTCATGGAAGAAACGGCCAAAGAAAACGCTTTGCGTATTCAATTGGCTGCAGAGGTCATTAAAGCCGCAGAGGCAACGTTACATTTAGGACTTGACAACGTGGACACCCTTTCCCAAGAGTCAACAGCCTCCCTGCAAACTTCTTCTTTGGTGATGATTGGGGGTGTCGTTATTGCCCTTGTGCTTAGCATTTTAATAGCTTTTTTTATTGCACGGGGCATCATCAAAGCCATCACTACCGCCGTACGCTCCATCCTCGAAGCCAACGACCAAGTCCTGAGTGCTTCCAACGAAATCGCAGACTCCTCTACCTCTTTGGCTGAGGGGGCAAGCAGACAGGCAAGCAGTGTAGAAGAAGTGAGTGCAACGATTGAAGAATCCACTTCCATCAACACCCAAAACGCTGAAAACACCAGAGAAGCAGATATCTTAGCCAAAGAGACAAAAGCAGCTGCGCAAAAAGGGTTCAATAAGGGTGATGAACTCATGAAAGCCATGCAGTCTATTAACCACTCGAGTGAGCGCATCTCTAAGATTATTAAGACTATTGATGAGATTGCTTCCCAGACCAAACTCCTTGCGCTAAATGCAGCCGTAGAAGCAGCACGTGCGGGAGAGCATGGTTTAGGCTTTGCGGTGGTTGCCGATGAAGTCAAATCCCTAGCCCAACGCTCCGCCGATGCTGCCACTGAAACAGCTACCATCATTGAAGAAGCGATTGTCCAAGCTAAGAACGGCTCTTCTATCTCTAAAGAGACCAGTGAAGCCTTTGAAGATATCTTGCAAAAGATAGAAAAGACCTCTAACCTTATTAGTGAAGTTTCTATCTCAGCAAAAGAGCAGAGTGAAGGGATGAATCAAATCGCTACAGCCATGGGAGAGATTGACCAAATCACCCAACAAAACGCGGCTACTAGTGAAGAAGCTGCGGCGGCAAGTGAAGAGCTTAATGCCCAAGCACACTCCATGAAAGAGACCGTAGGGGTGATTGCAAAGATGGTGGGATTTGTGCAAGAGCATATACATAACAATGTTCCTAAAAAACAGAAAAAGGCACTAGCAAAGCCCTCAGCCAAGCTACCCAATAAAAAAGCTTCTTCTCAAAGAAACACTGCCCGTAATGATAACGATGTGTTCCCTTTGGATGAGGATGATTTGAAAGAGTTTTAA
- a CDS encoding chemotaxis protein CheD, translating into MIPTKFIHVGEIYIGVKPTQINTVLGSCVSVCLYDPVECISGMNHYLVPLWNENGLQSPKYGNISIPRLIESMVNVGCQKYNIVAKIFGGANVLDVSKEDMMIGRKNILIAKELLNEHKIKIVAQDIGGTQGRRIMMQSDTGKILLKYTGGR; encoded by the coding sequence ATGATTCCTACAAAATTCATCCATGTGGGCGAAATCTACATTGGCGTCAAACCTACCCAGATCAATACGGTGCTAGGGTCTTGCGTGTCCGTGTGCCTTTATGACCCCGTGGAGTGCATTAGCGGGATGAACCATTACCTCGTGCCATTATGGAACGAAAACGGCTTGCAAAGTCCAAAATACGGCAACATCTCCATCCCGCGCCTCATCGAAAGCATGGTCAATGTGGGCTGCCAAAAATACAACATTGTGGCAAAGATATTTGGCGGAGCCAATGTGCTTGATGTCAGCAAAGAAGACATGATGATAGGCCGTAAAAATATACTTATCGCCAAAGAGCTACTCAATGAGCACAAGATTAAAATTGTTGCCCAAGATATTGGAGGAACGCAAGGAAGACGGATTATGATGCAAAGCGACACAGGAAAAATCCTTTTAAAATACACCGGAGGGCGATAA
- a CDS encoding chemotaxis protein CheW: protein MNAPQKEASNGIQRYLTFFVDGEQYGLNIRNVKEIIASMNITTVPKTPPYIKGVINLRGAVIPVIDVRLKFGLEEKAHDVNTAIIINVIDNVSIGFIVDRVEDVLSVNATQLTDAPRFGASVDTSFIENVAEINDHVIMILNLKRIFEQDELVDIASIEKTQEN, encoded by the coding sequence ATGAATGCACCACAAAAAGAGGCATCTAATGGCATCCAGCGCTACCTCACATTCTTTGTAGATGGAGAGCAGTACGGCCTCAACATCCGCAACGTCAAAGAGATTATCGCCTCCATGAACATCACCACCGTCCCTAAAACCCCACCCTACATCAAAGGCGTCATTAACCTGCGCGGCGCGGTCATTCCCGTCATTGATGTGCGACTCAAATTTGGCCTAGAAGAAAAAGCGCACGACGTCAACACGGCCATCATCATCAATGTCATCGATAATGTCTCCATCGGCTTTATCGTAGACCGCGTGGAGGATGTGCTTTCCGTCAATGCCACCCAGCTGACCGACGCGCCCCGCTTTGGGGCAAGCGTTGATACCTCGTTTATTGAAAACGTCGCGGAGATTAATGACCATGTCATTATGATCCTCAACCTCAAACGCATTTTCGAACAAGATGAACTTGTTGACATTGCCAGTATTGAAAAAACTCAGGAGAATTAA
- a CDS encoding methyl-accepting chemotaxis protein, with amino-acid sequence MNMTIGKRIGLGFTLLIFITLALGAIGVINMRDAATTSARLSAVYAPEADIGSKIFNSANKIRYAIRAFTMRDDESALADAKKEHRTLQALLAEAEQLGRKYNLSKLLEQHKIAINSTAQYMASVERSEEILKQKKIADAALVSNAPVILENINRYINSVRQNQLDEVNGKLYPERIIERIDKILIANELSLLVNNARVLGQRALAINDISLYSRAIENFAKVNTTVNSLIAETRNPQTIAILNSIASSADVYKKSLEEMLLVTEKTAVENALRIRLATEVIGAAEATLALAVENVERLSNESTDSLNTSSTLMLIVLSLAILFGIVVAFFIARGIIKAITTAVHSILEANDQVLSASNEIADSSTSLAEGASRQASSVEEVSATIEESTSINTQNAENTREADILAKETKAAAQKGFNKGDELMKAMQSINHSSERISKIIKTIDEIASQTKLLALNAAVEAARAGEHGLGFAVVADEVKSLAQRSADAATETATIIEEAIVQAKNGSSISKETSEAFEDILQKIEKTSNLISEVSISAKEQSEGMNQIATAMGEIDQITQQNAATSEEAAAASEELNAQAHSMKETVGVIAKMVGFVQEHIHNNVPKKQKKALAKPSAKLPNKKASSQRNTARNDNDVFPLDEDDLKEF; translated from the coding sequence ATGAACATGACTATTGGAAAGCGCATTGGACTTGGTTTTACCTTACTTATCTTTATTACTCTCGCTCTTGGAGCCATCGGGGTAATTAATATGCGTGATGCCGCGACAACCTCCGCCAGACTCTCTGCTGTCTACGCCCCCGAAGCAGACATTGGCTCCAAAATATTTAACTCTGCCAACAAGATACGCTACGCCATTCGTGCCTTTACAATGCGAGATGACGAATCGGCCCTAGCGGACGCAAAGAAAGAGCACAGAACCCTGCAAGCCCTCTTAGCTGAAGCAGAACAGCTTGGCCGCAAATACAATCTCTCAAAACTCCTTGAACAACACAAAATTGCCATCAACTCCACTGCTCAATATATGGCTTCCGTGGAGCGCAGTGAAGAAATCTTAAAGCAGAAAAAAATAGCCGATGCGGCACTTGTTTCAAATGCTCCTGTCATTCTAGAAAACATAAACCGCTACATCAACTCCGTGCGTCAAAATCAACTGGATGAAGTTAATGGAAAACTCTATCCAGAGCGCATTATAGAGCGTATAGATAAAATCCTTATAGCCAACGAACTAAGTCTTTTGGTCAACAATGCTCGCGTTCTTGGTCAGCGTGCTTTGGCCATTAATGATATCAGCCTTTATTCTAGAGCTATTGAAAACTTTGCAAAAGTTAACACCACTGTCAACAGCCTAATCGCCGAAACAAGAAACCCTCAAACCATTGCAATCTTAAATAGTATCGCCTCTAGCGCTGATGTCTATAAAAAATCCCTTGAAGAGATGCTTCTTGTCACAGAAAAAACTGCTGTGGAAAATGCTTTGCGGATTCGCTTAGCCACAGAGGTTATTGGGGCAGCAGAAGCCACCCTTGCTCTTGCTGTTGAAAATGTAGAACGCTTATCTAATGAATCAACAGATTCTCTCAACACCTCATCCACCCTCATGCTTATCGTGCTTAGTCTTGCTATTTTATTTGGTATCGTTGTTGCTTTTTTTATTGCACGGGGCATCATCAAAGCCATCACTACCGCCGTACACTCCATCCTCGAAGCCAACGACCAAGTCCTGAGTGCTTCCAACGAAATCGCAGACTCCTCTACCTCTTTGGCTGAGGGGGCAAGCAGACAGGCAAGCAGTGTAGAAGAAGTGAGTGCAACGATTGAAGAATCCACTTCCATCAACACCCAAAACGCTGAAAACACCAGAGAAGCAGATATCTTAGCCAAAGAGACAAAAGCAGCTGCGCAAAAAGGGTTCAATAAGGGTGATGAACTCATGAAAGCCATGCAGTCTATTAACCACTCGAGTGAGCGCATCTCTAAGATTATTAAGACTATTGATGAGATTGCTTCCCAGACCAAACTCCTTGCGCTAAATGCAGCCGTAGAAGCAGCACGTGCGGGAGAGCATGGTTTAGGCTTTGCGGTGGTTGCCGATGAAGTCAAATCCCTAGCCCAACGCTCCGCCGATGCTGCCACTGAAACAGCTACCATCATTGAAGAAGCGATTGTCCAAGCTAAGAACGGCTCTTCTATCTCTAAAGAGACCAGTGAAGCCTTTGAAGATATCTTGCAAAAGATAGAAAAGACCTCTAACCTTATTAGTGAAGTTTCTATCTCAGCAAAAGAGCAGAGTGAAGGGATGAATCAAATCGCTACAGCCATGGGAGAGATTGACCAAATCACCCAACAAAACGCGGCTACTAGTGAAGAAGCTGCGGCGGCAAGTGAAGAGCTTAATGCCCAAGCACACTCCATGAAAGAGACCGTAGGGGTGATTGCAAAGATGGTGGGATTTGTGCAAGAGCATATACATAACAATGTTCCTAAAAAACAGAAAAAGGCACTAGCAAAGCCCTCAGCCAAGCTACCCAATAAAAAAGCTTCTTCTCAAAGAAACACTGCCCGTAATGATAACGATGTGTTCCCTTTGGATGAGGATGATTTGAAAGAGTTTTAA
- a CDS encoding protein-glutamate methylesterase/protein-glutamine glutaminase, with translation MGLRVLVVDDSATARAVLTEILRQDSDIESVEAAPDAYVARDKIVKFRPDVICLDVEMPRMDGITFLRKIMQYMPTPVIMVSSLTTQGARTTLDALEAGAVDFIPKMHSNLYEGRSAIEEELLTKVKAAAKAKVRPKTTAPKPSERLEYKSFTTTQKLIAIGSSTGGTEALKEVLTKLPANSPGVLVTQHMPASFTGQFANRLNELCAMEVKEAQSGDTLGVGKVFIAPGDKHMVLRRSGARYYVEVGDGQKVSGHRPSVDVLFNSVAKVAGDNAIGVILTGMGSDGARGLLKMHETGAVTLGQDEASCVVYGMPKVAYELGAVDTQVPLEKMASKILSELSRMTT, from the coding sequence ATGGGCTTGCGCGTATTGGTGGTGGACGATAGCGCAACAGCCCGTGCGGTACTAACCGAAATTTTACGTCAAGACTCCGACATTGAAAGTGTCGAAGCAGCGCCCGATGCTTACGTCGCGCGAGATAAAATCGTTAAGTTTCGCCCTGATGTTATTTGCCTTGATGTAGAGATGCCGCGCATGGATGGGATTACCTTCTTGCGGAAAATTATGCAGTACATGCCCACACCCGTCATCATGGTCTCTTCTCTTACTACCCAAGGGGCGCGTACGACGCTAGACGCGCTTGAGGCGGGCGCAGTGGATTTCATCCCCAAGATGCATTCTAATCTTTACGAGGGGCGCAGTGCCATCGAAGAAGAGCTTCTCACCAAGGTCAAAGCCGCCGCAAAAGCAAAGGTTCGGCCCAAAACCACAGCGCCAAAGCCTAGCGAACGTCTTGAGTATAAAAGCTTCACCACCACCCAAAAACTTATCGCCATCGGCTCTTCCACAGGCGGCACCGAGGCCCTTAAAGAGGTCCTTACCAAACTGCCCGCCAACTCCCCAGGTGTTCTTGTTACCCAACACATGCCTGCCTCTTTTACAGGACAATTTGCCAATCGCCTCAACGAACTGTGTGCCATGGAAGTCAAAGAAGCCCAAAGTGGAGACACCTTGGGTGTTGGCAAGGTGTTTATCGCCCCAGGAGACAAGCACATGGTACTGCGCCGTTCGGGCGCACGGTACTATGTGGAGGTGGGCGATGGTCAAAAAGTCTCAGGCCACCGCCCTTCTGTGGATGTGCTCTTTAACTCTGTTGCCAAAGTCGCAGGCGATAATGCCATCGGCGTCATTCTCACAGGAATGGGAAGCGATGGGGCCAGAGGACTTTTAAAAATGCACGAGACAGGCGCCGTTACCCTAGGTCAAGACGAGGCCAGTTGTGTGGTGTACGGCATGCCCAAGGTAGCCTACGAACTAGGAGCGGTGGACACACAAGTGCCCTTGGAAAAAATGGCCTCAAAAATTTTAAGTGAGCTTTCCAGAATGACAACCTAG